The genomic stretch TAGCAATCCTGGATGGAAATGAAGTCATCAGGGATTATATTGCATTCCCTAAGAACAATTCCGGGCGTGATGTGATGATTGATGCACCTGCATCTATTGCTGATGCACAGCTCGATGAGTTAGAGTTAAAATTAGATTTAAAAGCATAAATTTAAAGCGGGGTATTTGCCCCGCTTTTTTTATACTATGAAAAACCTAATACATGAATAAATCAGAGGAAAAAACAAGTACTTCCCTTCCAAAAAATAAAAAATGGACACCATGGACAATTGCAATGGCCATTCTCTGGTTCATTGGTCTGTTTTTCTTTTTTCATGGAATCGGTTATTCAAAACATGAAAGTAGTTTAGATTTTAAAGCAGGATATTTTATAATTGGAATTCTGATTATTGCTCCCATTTACTATTATATTCATTCCATTATTGAAAGTGGAAAAGGAAATGTCTACTTTGACAAATACATTCCTGCCAACTATTATTTAGATCTGGAATTTTTAGAAAGCTGGGAAATACAAAATAAAAGCGGGAAATAGTCCCGCTTTATCTTATCTAAATTATTTCATTTTTAAAATCTGCTCTCTTCCCGGCCCTGTAGAAAGATAGCCCACAGGAATTTCTATTTCTGCTTCCAGAAAAGAAAGGAAATCCTTTAGTTCTTTTGGTAGTGCAGAAGGTTCTTTAATCACTGAGAAATCTGCTTCCCAGCCATCCAGCCATTGGAATACCGGTTTTGCATTTTCAGGAAGTGTTCCGGCATTCGTTTCAATAGTTCCGTCTTCCAGTTCATAATGAGTACAGACTGCTACTGATTTTAATCCGCTCAAAACGTCAGCTTTAGTTAAAACTAATTGAGTAACTCCATTAATCATTACAGCATATCGTAAAGCAGGAAGATCCAGCCATCCCGTTCTTCTCGGGCGTCCTGTATTGGAACCAAACTCATTACCTTTGGTCCTGATTACCTCGCCCAATTCTTCAAAAAGTTCTGTTGGGAATATTCCGTTTCCTACCCTTGTACAATATGCTTTGGCAATACCATAGATCTCACCGATTTTTTTAGGAGAAATTCCCAGTCCGCTGCAAGCTCCTGAAGCAGTAGTTGATGAAGAGGTTACATAGGGATATGTTCCATGATCGATATCCAATAATGCAGCCTGAGACCCTTCCGCCAAAATGGTCTTTCCATCCTTTAAAGCTTTATTCAGTAACAGTTCTGTTTCTGTACAATTGAATTGCTTTAAAAAATCTACCGCATCAAAAAACTCTTCACGAATTGATTCTAGAGATGGTAATTCCATCCCTCCATCAGTCAAAAACTGATAATCTCTTTCCAAGATGCGCTCTACCTTCTCCTGAAAATCTGCTGAATACATATCTCCAATTCGTACATTCTGTCTTAAAATTTTATTTGAATACGCTTGGGCAATTCCATTCTTTGTTGTTCCTATCGTTGTATAAGCTGGACTTTCTTCCATGAAAATATCCAGAAGCTTATAAGTTGGCAGTACAAAATGGGCTTTTTTAGAAATAATAAGATTTTTCTCTGGCTGAAGTGTTTCGTCAAATTTCTTTAAGTTCAGAATTTCATTTTTAAAACTTACAGGATCAAGAACAGTTCCTGTTCCGATAACATTCTGAACTCCTTGCATAAAAATTCCTGAAGGAATCATTTTAAGCGTTATTCTTTTCCCGTTTCTTTCAATGCTGTGCCCAGCATTCGAGCCCCCATTGAAACGGGCTGCAATATCATAATTTTCACTGATAAGGTCAATAAACTTTCCTTTCCCCTCATCTCCCCACTGAAGTCCTAATACAATATCCATATAATTATTTTTATGCTGCAAAGCTATGGCAGTTTGAATGCGAGACCATTGCCATTTGACAAAAACGGACCGTATGAATACTACAGATATTTATGATAAGCCAGCAGTTATTCTTTTGAATATGTTGTTTATAAGTTTTGGCTAAAGCCCATGGAAGGTTTTTAAAATGACAGAACGGGCTAAAGCCCGTTCCTATTGAATATTTACAATGCGTGTGTCTAATTTATTTAGCGAGCTTCATTACTCATTACTCATTACTCATTACTCATTACTCATTACTCATTACTCATTACTCATTACTCATTAATAGTCCTCCTTATTCTGCTCAACGAAGAAGGCGTCACTCCAAGATAAGAAGCCAGCATAGACTGTGGAACCCTGTTAGCTAGCCCAGGGTAATGATTGAGAAAATGGATATATCGGGATTTTGCATCCTGGTTGAGCATAATACTTGCCACTTTAAGCTTATTTTCGGCAACAAATCCATGAATCCGGGCAAATAAGACAGGCCATACTGCAATTCTCTCTTCTAATATTTTAAAATGATTGAGATCAATAACAAGCAAAACAGCATCCGTAATAGCTTCTATGTATTCATGGGCAGGAAGCTGATCGGTAAATCCCTGGAAGTCTCCAATAAAACGGCCTTCATAGATAAAATAACGGGTAAAGTCATCTCCTTCCTTGTTATAGTATAAGGACCGGAATACTCCTTCCTTTACAAAAGCAATCTTTTGACTTACTTTTCCTGCCTCAACGAAAATTTCCCCTTTCTTCACAGAAGTTTCCTGGATACCTTCCGTAATTAAAAGTTCATCCTGTGCATTCAGTAATCCAAATTTTTTGATGTAATTAAAAAGCTCTTCCATGTTATTTTTTATCCACAAATTGCGGAAAGATAAAGGTATAAAAGTAGAACATAAAAACAATTGTCATTTGACAAAAAGCTTCATAATACATACCACACACCCCTCCATCGGCATGTTAATTGCTTGATTTTTAAAAACGTAAGACAATGAAAGCAATTTGGAATGGCGCCATTGGCTTCGGTTTAGTAAATATCCCTATTAAAATTTACTCAGCAACGGAGACCAGCAAACTTGACCTTGATATGCTCGATAAATCTGATTTTTCCAATATTCGGTTTAAAAGAGTCAATGAAAATACAGGAAAAGAAGTAAAATGGGAAAATATTGTTAAGGGCTACCTCATGGATGAGCAATATATTGTCCTGGATGAGCAGGATTATGAAGCAGCAAGCCCTGAAAAAACAAAAATACTTTCCATTGATCAGTTTGTAAAAGAGGAAGAAGTAGATAGTATTTATTTTGAAACCCCTTATTATCTGGAACCTCAGAAAAATGGTGAAAATGCATACAGACTTCTATTAAAAGCTCTTGAAGAAACCCAAATGGTGGGAATAGGAACATTTGTACTGCGTGAGAGTGAAGCTATAGGAATGATTCGACCTTACAATGATAACATACTGATTCTAAACAAGCTGAGATTTGATCAAGAAATAAGAGATTATGCAGGTCTAAAAATTCCGGCCCGCAAAGCTCCGAAACCTGCAGAGCTGAAAATGGCGGTAAGCCTTATTAAACAGCTTTCTCAGGATTTTGATCCGGCTATGTATAAAGATACCTACTCTGACGAACTTCTTAAAATTATCAAACAGAAAGCAAAAGGTAAAAATCCTAAAACCCCAAAAGCACCAGCTGCAAAAGAAGGTAAAGTGATTGATCTTATGGCCCAGTTAAAAGCCAGCTTAAATACTTCCAAATCTAAATCTGCATCGTAATGGCACTCAAAGATTATCAACAAAAGCGAAAGTTCAATGAAACAAGTGAACCTAAAGGAAAAGCGAAAAAAAGTAAAAATAAATTAATTTTCGTCGTTCAAAGGCATGCTGCAACACGGCTT from Chryseobacterium indologenes encodes the following:
- a CDS encoding adenylosuccinate synthase — its product is MDIVLGLQWGDEGKGKFIDLISENYDIAARFNGGSNAGHSIERNGKRITLKMIPSGIFMQGVQNVIGTGTVLDPVSFKNEILNLKKFDETLQPEKNLIISKKAHFVLPTYKLLDIFMEESPAYTTIGTTKNGIAQAYSNKILRQNVRIGDMYSADFQEKVERILERDYQFLTDGGMELPSLESIREEFFDAVDFLKQFNCTETELLLNKALKDGKTILAEGSQAALLDIDHGTYPYVTSSSTTASGACSGLGISPKKIGEIYGIAKAYCTRVGNGIFPTELFEELGEVIRTKGNEFGSNTGRPRRTGWLDLPALRYAVMINGVTQLVLTKADVLSGLKSVAVCTHYELEDGTIETNAGTLPENAKPVFQWLDGWEADFSVIKEPSALPKELKDFLSFLEAEIEIPVGYLSTGPGREQILKMK
- a CDS encoding Crp/Fnr family transcriptional regulator gives rise to the protein MEELFNYIKKFGLLNAQDELLITEGIQETSVKKGEIFVEAGKVSQKIAFVKEGVFRSLYYNKEGDDFTRYFIYEGRFIGDFQGFTDQLPAHEYIEAITDAVLLVIDLNHFKILEERIAVWPVLFARIHGFVAENKLKVASIMLNQDAKSRYIHFLNHYPGLANRVPQSMLASYLGVTPSSLSRIRRTINE
- a CDS encoding Ku protein translates to MKAIWNGAIGFGLVNIPIKIYSATETSKLDLDMLDKSDFSNIRFKRVNENTGKEVKWENIVKGYLMDEQYIVLDEQDYEAASPEKTKILSIDQFVKEEEVDSIYFETPYYLEPQKNGENAYRLLLKALEETQMVGIGTFVLRESEAIGMIRPYNDNILILNKLRFDQEIRDYAGLKIPARKAPKPAELKMAVSLIKQLSQDFDPAMYKDTYSDELLKIIKQKAKGKNPKTPKAPAAKEGKVIDLMAQLKASLNTSKSKSAS